One window of Nostoc sp. C052 genomic DNA carries:
- a CDS encoding response regulator, with product MKSQANSKPKILVVDDEPDNLDLLYRTFYRDYKVLRATSGPAALDLLAQEGEVAVIISDQRMPMMSGTEFLSLTATQYPDIIRIILTGYTDVEDLVEAINAGKVFKYVTKPWEAEELKAVVRQALDTHNVLKARTRELTRTLRQESLLNTVTNTIRSALDYRQILQAIVDTVGHMLEVDVCLLRPFQDDQLADKGFIYQKPLSEEAEEQGIGGEVALNLSPLPPISSVPHPLVSPQPLLAQTVWETREVQVIHDAIDDERIHGNTAELHERGEAFAAANIRSSLIVPLICQQELMAVLALHQCFQPRLWGDDEVQLVLMVADQAALALSQAYAYEQVRALAKREALINTITSAIRSSLDPQDIFAAITQQLGQALQVDGCVLSLWTEEDEFVECVALYDSFQHLENSRLPAPDNHLNGNNHVPTQRLPYSQASIQENPILQQMLQTHEPVVIGNVSHSPSDVRGFDLPLKMPARSLMFVPLLADGKCIGSITLHEGKKVRQWLPSDIDLAKAVAAQAAIAVQQSHLYEKTRQQAERLLELDKQKTEFFQNISHEFRTPITLIQGPLESAVAAGEGLSYSQSAIALRNSRRLLRLVNQLLDLQRLNAGRMQPSFHPCDLVEFVSQIVESFRPYCEKKRLHLVTQLDECSTVYLDMEKFDKVVYNLLSNAMKFTPEGGTISVRLKSERDRCVLQVQDTGIGIVKEQIPHLFERFRQAEGSANRSYEGSGLGLALVKELVELHGGQVTVESVYGQGTTFSLWLVSGNAHLPPQQVLETPTELNTSRASVELADLELVESTTDNIEDITINSPTSIDTQDSAHKTQHSILVVDDNPDLRTYVSEIFRRNGYRVQTARNGYEGHRLAQEILPSLIVTDLMMPLVSGLEMIQLIRNEEKLKGTPIILLTAKVDEETRIEGTEHGADAYLAKPFNDRELLAEVRNLLALKENERRIVELNTYLTESVLKRFLPAVLVQKAATGDLTLDLRPEPRLITVLFSDIVGFTQLSNTLRSRRVAELLNEYLEAMTKVVFGNGGTVDKFMGDAILALYGAPEELTPNEQVRRAINTARAMHRSLAVLNERWREQGVFDGDRLTSVQFRCGIHQGTAVVGMFGSAERADYTAIGPSVNIAARLQAAAVPGTILVSAAVADYLQEEEITKGSPLELKGVDETVLTFAVTPEVMVNR from the coding sequence ATGAAATCCCAAGCAAACAGTAAGCCTAAAATTTTGGTTGTCGATGATGAACCAGACAACCTTGACTTGCTTTACCGCACTTTCTATCGCGACTATAAGGTGCTAAGGGCAACCTCTGGCCCCGCGGCCCTTGATCTGCTGGCTCAAGAGGGAGAGGTCGCGGTGATCATCTCCGATCAGCGGATGCCGATGATGAGCGGTACAGAATTTTTAAGCCTCACAGCAACTCAATATCCAGATATTATTCGGATTATTTTAACTGGCTACACCGATGTTGAAGACTTGGTGGAAGCAATCAACGCTGGTAAGGTATTCAAATATGTCACTAAACCCTGGGAAGCTGAAGAACTTAAAGCAGTGGTACGCCAAGCTTTGGATACCCACAATGTTCTCAAAGCCAGAACCCGCGAACTTACCCGCACACTCCGTCAAGAATCGCTGCTGAATACCGTTACAAATACGATTCGCAGTGCTTTAGACTACAGACAAATTTTGCAAGCAATTGTAGACACAGTGGGTCACATGTTGGAGGTGGATGTCTGTCTGTTGCGTCCTTTCCAAGATGACCAGTTGGCGGATAAAGGATTTATTTATCAGAAGCCTCTTTCTGAAGAAGCAGAGGAGCAGGGGATCGGAGGGGAAGTAGCACTAAATCTTTCTCCTCTGCCCCCCATCTCTTCTGTTCCTCATCCTCTTGTTTCCCCTCAGCCTCTTTTGGCTCAGACGGTGTGGGAAACCCGCGAAGTCCAAGTAATTCACGATGCCATCGATGATGAGCGGATTCACGGTAATACTGCCGAACTACACGAGCGTGGGGAAGCTTTTGCTGCTGCTAATATTCGTTCTAGTTTAATTGTGCCACTGATCTGCCAACAAGAACTGATGGCAGTATTAGCACTGCACCAGTGTTTTCAGCCTCGCCTCTGGGGGGATGATGAGGTGCAGTTAGTTTTGATGGTAGCGGATCAGGCAGCCTTAGCTTTATCTCAAGCTTATGCTTACGAACAAGTACGTGCCCTTGCCAAGCGAGAAGCCCTAATTAATACGATTACAAGCGCGATTCGCTCTAGCCTAGATCCGCAAGATATCTTTGCGGCGATCACCCAGCAATTGGGGCAAGCTTTACAAGTCGATGGCTGTGTCCTGTCTTTGTGGACTGAGGAAGATGAGTTTGTCGAGTGTGTAGCCTTGTATGACAGTTTTCAACATCTAGAAAATTCACGCTTGCCAGCCCCAGATAATCATTTAAATGGCAATAATCACGTACCAACTCAGAGATTACCCTATTCTCAAGCATCTATACAGGAGAATCCCATCCTCCAACAAATGCTACAGACTCATGAACCTGTGGTAATTGGTAATGTGAGCCATTCTCCCTCAGATGTGCGGGGTTTTGATTTGCCTTTAAAAATGCCTGCGCGATCGCTAATGTTTGTACCATTGTTGGCTGACGGTAAATGTATCGGTAGTATTACGCTACATGAAGGTAAAAAAGTACGCCAATGGCTACCGTCTGATATCGATTTGGCCAAAGCAGTAGCAGCACAAGCAGCGATCGCTGTCCAACAGTCACACTTATATGAAAAAACTCGCCAACAAGCTGAACGCTTACTGGAATTAGACAAACAAAAAACCGAATTTTTCCAAAATATTTCCCATGAGTTTCGCACACCCATCACCTTGATTCAAGGGCCTTTAGAGTCTGCGGTGGCGGCTGGTGAAGGATTATCTTACTCCCAAAGTGCGATCGCTCTGCGTAATTCCCGCCGCCTGCTGCGGCTGGTAAACCAACTCCTGGATTTACAACGCCTGAATGCAGGGAGAATGCAGCCTAGCTTCCATCCTTGCGATTTAGTCGAGTTTGTCAGCCAAATTGTGGAATCTTTTCGTCCCTACTGCGAGAAAAAGAGACTGCATCTCGTCACCCAGTTGGATGAATGTTCTACGGTGTACTTGGACATGGAGAAATTTGACAAGGTGGTTTATAACCTCCTGTCAAATGCCATGAAGTTTACTCCCGAAGGTGGCACGATTAGTGTCAGACTAAAATCTGAGCGCGATCGCTGCGTCTTGCAAGTACAAGATACTGGAATTGGCATTGTTAAAGAACAAATTCCCCACCTATTTGAGCGCTTCCGCCAAGCAGAAGGTTCAGCAAACCGCTCCTATGAAGGCAGTGGTTTAGGTTTAGCTTTAGTTAAAGAATTGGTCGAATTACATGGTGGTCAAGTCACTGTGGAATCAGTTTACGGCCAAGGCACTACCTTTAGTTTATGGCTTGTGAGTGGAAATGCTCATTTACCGCCACAACAAGTACTAGAAACGCCTACCGAACTTAATACCAGCCGCGCTAGCGTAGAATTGGCTGATTTAGAACTAGTAGAGTCAACAACAGACAATATTGAAGATATTACAATAAACTCCCCCACTAGTATTGATACTCAAGACTCAGCACATAAGACTCAGCACTCAATTTTAGTTGTAGATGACAACCCAGATTTGCGAACCTATGTATCTGAGATTTTCCGTCGCAACGGTTATCGCGTACAGACGGCTCGTAACGGTTATGAAGGGCACCGTCTAGCTCAGGAAATTCTACCCAGCTTGATTGTAACTGACTTAATGATGCCCTTGGTCAGCGGACTTGAGATGATTCAGTTGATCCGCAATGAGGAGAAATTGAAAGGAACACCAATCATTCTGCTGACAGCCAAAGTAGACGAGGAAACCCGCATTGAAGGTACAGAACATGGGGCGGATGCTTATTTAGCAAAACCATTCAACGATCGGGAACTTTTGGCGGAAGTTCGGAACCTTTTGGCGTTGAAAGAAAATGAGCGGCGAATCGTGGAGTTAAATACTTATCTCACAGAATCGGTGCTAAAGCGCTTTTTACCGGCTGTATTGGTGCAAAAAGCCGCAACTGGAGATTTGACGTTAGATTTGCGCCCAGAACCACGCTTAATTACAGTTTTGTTTAGTGACATCGTGGGTTTTACACAGCTATCAAATACTCTCAGATCCCGACGAGTCGCAGAGTTGCTAAATGAATATTTAGAAGCTATGACCAAGGTTGTATTTGGTAATGGCGGCACTGTCGATAAATTTATGGGAGATGCGATCTTAGCTTTATACGGAGCGCCCGAAGAACTAACCCCCAATGAACAGGTGCGTCGTGCTATTAATACAGCAAGAGCAATGCACCGTTCACTGGCTGTATTAAACGAACGCTGGCGAGAGCAAGGTGTATTCGATGGCGACAGACTTACTAGCGTCCAGTTTCGGTGTGGTATCCACCAAGGTACTGCTGTTGTGGGGATGTTTGGTAGCGCGGAACGTGCCGATTATACTGCTATTGGCCCAAGTGTAAATATCGCTGCCAGGTTGCAAGCTGCCGCTGTTCCCGGTACGATCCTGGTTTCTGCTGCTGTGGCAGATTATTTGCAGGAAGAAGAAATTACTAAAGGTAGTCCGCTAGAACTTAAAGGAGTAGATGAAACAG
- a CDS encoding YqiA/YcfP family alpha/beta fold hydrolase produces MPTQYIYLHGFASSPHSAKARNISDRFTQIHTKLKIPDLNAGDFSQLTITRQIAQVTAEFNNDSTPVTLIGSSLGGLTAAHLGQQNLQVQRLVLLAPAFGFLSHWLPKLGDEEVQRWLQEKYIMVYHYGEERLIPLSYDFVIDAAQYQEKLLQRPISTLILHGKNDEVIPIEASRDFARSRPWVQLIELDSDHALGNVMEEIWQAIHLFCQLP; encoded by the coding sequence ATGCCTACTCAATATATATATCTTCACGGCTTTGCTTCTAGCCCTCATTCTGCCAAAGCGCGGAATATAAGCGATCGCTTTACCCAAATTCACACAAAGCTGAAAATTCCCGATCTCAATGCAGGCGATTTTTCCCAGTTGACAATCACTCGTCAAATCGCTCAAGTTACCGCAGAATTCAACAATGATTCTACACCAGTAACGCTCATTGGCTCAAGTTTGGGTGGTTTGACTGCCGCCCACTTGGGACAGCAAAATTTACAAGTGCAACGCTTAGTTTTGCTAGCACCAGCTTTTGGGTTTTTATCCCATTGGTTGCCCAAGTTAGGGGATGAAGAAGTACAGCGCTGGCTGCAAGAAAAATATATCATGGTCTATCACTACGGGGAAGAGCGATTAATTCCTTTAAGTTACGATTTCGTCATAGATGCTGCTCAATACCAAGAAAAGCTTTTGCAACGCCCTATCTCCACGCTAATTTTGCACGGCAAAAATGATGAAGTCATTCCAATCGAAGCTAGTCGTGACTTTGCGCGTTCTCGTCCTTGGGTGCAGTTAATCGAACTCGACAGTGACCACGCCTTGGGTAATGTCATGGAAGAAATTTGGCAGGCAATTCACCTCTTTTGCCAATTACCTTAA
- a CDS encoding histidinol-phosphate transaminase, with protein sequence MLPFIRSDLAQFTAYKPHPSSDTANSVTTQFDRLDTNESPYDLPPELKEKLAWTYQQVIETNRYPDGGHETLKDAIAKYVNESAALSSSLFTAANISVGNGSDEIIRSLLIATCLGGEGSILVANPTFSMYGILAQTLGIPVVAVGRNETNFEIDLKAAQSAIEQTQNPPIRVVFVVHPNSPTANSLTAAELTWLRSLPEHILVVIDEAYFEFSQTTLVGELAQHPNWIILRTFSKAFRLASLRVGYCVAHTEAIAILEKVRLPYNLPSFSIAAALVALQNRTLLLESIPQTLSERAKLIEILSQQPELQITPSAANFIYLRLQANSFSSQNAALKTFHQQLRTLGTLVRHISGGLRITVGTIEENARTINRVQAVLVNLESSQFTQ encoded by the coding sequence ATGCTTCCCTTCATCCGGTCAGATTTAGCCCAATTCACCGCCTATAAACCTCACCCCAGCAGCGATACAGCCAATTCTGTCACCACACAGTTTGATCGGCTAGATACAAATGAAAGCCCCTACGATTTACCACCTGAGTTAAAAGAGAAGCTGGCGTGGACATATCAGCAAGTAATTGAAACAAATCGTTATCCCGATGGTGGACATGAAACACTTAAAGATGCGATCGCAAAGTATGTCAATGAATCAGCCGCTCTCTCATCATCCTTGTTTACGGCTGCCAATATTTCTGTTGGCAATGGCTCAGATGAAATTATCCGCTCTTTATTAATCGCCACCTGTCTAGGAGGAGAAGGTTCAATTCTCGTTGCCAATCCCACTTTCTCGATGTACGGGATTTTGGCACAAACTTTGGGCATTCCTGTTGTGGCAGTGGGTAGAAATGAAACAAATTTTGAAATTGACTTAAAAGCTGCACAGTCTGCGATCGAACAAACTCAAAATCCCCCCATTCGGGTAGTTTTCGTAGTGCATCCCAATTCACCGACTGCCAACAGCTTAACTGCGGCAGAGTTGACATGGTTAAGAAGTTTGCCAGAGCATATTTTGGTAGTAATTGATGAAGCTTATTTTGAATTCAGCCAAACTACCTTAGTCGGTGAATTAGCACAGCATCCTAATTGGATAATATTACGTACTTTTTCTAAAGCCTTCCGGTTAGCATCTCTCCGTGTTGGTTATTGCGTTGCTCATACAGAAGCGATCGCCATCTTAGAAAAAGTTCGCTTACCTTACAATCTCCCCAGCTTTTCCATCGCAGCAGCATTAGTTGCTTTACAAAACCGCACACTCTTGCTGGAATCAATTCCTCAAACCCTGAGCGAACGAGCCAAACTCATCGAAATTCTATCCCAGCAGCCAGAACTACAAATTACCCCAAGTGCTGCTAACTTTATTTACCTGCGTCTTCAAGCAAATAGCTTTAGTTCACAAAACGCTGCATTAAAAACTTTCCACCAGCAACTTAGGACGCTGGGTACTCTTGTAAGACACATTAGCGGAGGATTGCGAATTACCGTTGGAACTATAGAGGAAAACGCCCGCACCATAAATCGAGTCCAAGCTGTTTTGGTAAATTTGGAATCTTCGCAATTCACTCAGTAA
- a CDS encoding GNAT family N-acetyltransferase: protein MKYRFFHPYHQQPIDPASYQFQIRTATPADLIGVAQIITESFHSHKGIWGWAFPLLRLGIYEDLRHRMASPPPRHVCLVAFEATTGESNNLVGSVELGVRYSDSWSQVGVGFPYLSNLAVHPKYRRHGVASGLLTSCEKVSREWGFKDLYLHVLENNHQARQLYFKLGYRVHKVESNWNTFFLRRSNQMLLHKHLSADSSI from the coding sequence TTGAAATATCGGTTTTTTCACCCATACCACCAACAGCCAATCGATCCAGCTTCCTACCAATTCCAAATTCGGACGGCTACACCTGCTGATTTGATTGGTGTTGCCCAAATTATTACTGAAAGCTTTCACTCCCACAAGGGTATATGGGGATGGGCTTTTCCATTGTTACGTCTGGGTATTTACGAAGATTTAAGGCATCGTATGGCATCACCTCCGCCTCGTCATGTTTGTTTAGTCGCTTTTGAAGCTACTACTGGTGAGTCTAATAATTTAGTGGGAAGTGTGGAACTGGGTGTACGGTACAGTGATTCCTGGAGCCAGGTTGGCGTAGGTTTTCCTTACTTATCTAATTTAGCGGTTCACCCAAAATACCGTAGACATGGTGTGGCTTCAGGATTACTTACTAGCTGTGAAAAAGTCTCTCGCGAGTGGGGATTTAAAGACTTATATCTCCATGTTTTAGAAAATAACCATCAAGCAAGACAGCTTTATTTCAAGCTGGGATATCGGGTGCATAAAGTCGAATCTAATTGGAATACATTTTTCCTAAGACGCTCAAATCAGATGCTTTTGCACAAGCACTTGAGTGCTGACTCCAGCATCTAA
- the gor gene encoding glutathione-disulfide reductase produces MTFDYDLFVIGAGSGGLAASKRAASYGAKVAIAEYDLVGGTCVIRGCVPKKLMVYGSHFPALFSEASGYGWKVGNVEFDWEYFITSIDKEVRRLSQLHISFLEKAGVALISGRATLVDPHTVEVDGRKITADKILIAVGGRPIKPDLAGMEHGITSNEIFHLKEQPKHIVIIGAGYIGTEFACIMRGLGSEVTQITRGEKILKGFDEDIRTEIEEGMTNHGIRLIKNNVVKAIERVPEGLKLTLSGDDQEPLIADVFLVATGRTPNVDGLGLENAGVDVVPSSIEGPGYLTTNAIAVNEYSQTSQPNIFAVGDVTDRISLTPVAIGEGRAFADSEFGNNRREFSHATVPTAIFSSPEAATVGLTEAEAREKLGDAVKVFRTRFRPMYYSLTGKQEKTMMKLVVDSNTDKVIGAHMVGESSAEIIQGVAIAVKMGATKKDFDATVGIHPSSAEEFVTMR; encoded by the coding sequence ATGACTTTTGATTACGACCTGTTTGTAATTGGTGCGGGTTCGGGAGGTTTAGCGGCTTCCAAACGAGCGGCTAGCTACGGCGCAAAAGTAGCGATCGCTGAATATGATTTAGTTGGTGGCACTTGTGTGATTCGCGGTTGCGTTCCCAAAAAACTCATGGTCTATGGTTCTCACTTTCCTGCACTATTCAGTGAAGCTTCAGGCTATGGCTGGAAAGTGGGCAATGTAGAGTTTGACTGGGAATATTTCATTACATCTATAGATAAGGAAGTTCGGCGACTGTCGCAACTACATATCAGCTTCTTAGAAAAAGCCGGAGTGGCACTAATTTCTGGTCGCGCCACATTAGTAGACCCCCACACAGTAGAAGTTGATGGCCGCAAAATTACAGCAGACAAAATTTTAATTGCTGTTGGTGGACGTCCCATCAAGCCAGATTTAGCAGGGATGGAACATGGCATTACTTCTAACGAAATCTTTCATCTCAAAGAACAACCAAAACACATCGTCATTATTGGCGCTGGTTATATCGGCACGGAATTTGCTTGTATTATGCGCGGTTTGGGTTCGGAGGTGACACAAATTACCAGAGGTGAAAAGATTTTGAAGGGATTTGATGAGGATATCCGTACAGAAATTGAAGAGGGTATGACAAACCACGGAATTCGCTTGATTAAGAATAATGTGGTGAAAGCAATTGAACGTGTCCCAGAAGGGTTGAAACTGACTTTATCAGGAGATGACCAAGAACCACTAATTGCCGATGTATTTTTAGTAGCTACCGGTCGAACTCCCAATGTAGATGGATTAGGTTTAGAAAATGCTGGGGTTGATGTTGTCCCTAGTTCTATCGAAGGGCCTGGATACCTTACCACAAATGCGATCGCAGTTAATGAATATAGTCAAACTAGTCAACCGAATATTTTTGCTGTTGGCGATGTCACCGACCGAATCAGTTTAACTCCCGTGGCCATTGGCGAAGGTCGCGCCTTTGCCGATAGCGAGTTCGGGAATAACCGCCGCGAATTCAGTCACGCAACTGTTCCCACAGCCATATTTTCTAGCCCAGAAGCCGCGACAGTCGGCTTGACAGAAGCCGAAGCACGGGAAAAACTCGGTGATGCCGTAAAAGTTTTTCGCACTCGTTTTCGCCCCATGTACTATAGTTTGACTGGTAAGCAAGAAAAGACAATGATGAAGTTGGTGGTTGATAGCAACACCGATAAAGTTATAGGCGCTCACATGGTAGGTGAAAGTTCAGCTGAAATTATCCAAGGTGTAGCGATCGCGGTCAAGATGGGCGCAACCAAAAAAGACTTTGATGCCACCGTGGGTATCCATCCCTCATCCGCAGAGGAATTTGTCACAATGCGGTAA